One Legionella lansingensis genomic region harbors:
- a CDS encoding carboxylate-amine ligase yields the protein MQNHQITSPCESFFEGNETNFISNGVLTLGVELELQLIDATNYNLCSRAQEILDATTHLKKIVPEFYLSTIEINTDKCDTAQQIENDISQTLSELQLATKNLGILFSTTGTHPFSKYSDWVISPTARYLDLIDRNQWLTRRMSVYGLHVHLGMSSGEECIRFNNFFMYFLPHLLALSSSSPFWQGIDTGLASCRPTTYESLPTAGQPYNVRSWHDFEQLYRTLKTCGSIKSLKDLWWDLRPSPGFGTLEIRVCDGTATLAETMALVAFIHTLANWFIDNGSWLESVAYPPYWLSRENKWRAIRYGLDAELLMNTEGKTKLMREDINEWIEKLKPYIEQLDYQTYFATLKTMMEFGTSSERQRKIYQNRSSFEDVVKYNVSEFLARAPLYRHESDCLIA from the coding sequence ATGCAAAACCATCAAATCACTTCACCGTGCGAATCTTTTTTTGAGGGAAATGAAACCAATTTTATAAGTAATGGAGTACTTACTTTGGGTGTGGAGCTTGAACTTCAGTTGATTGATGCCACAAATTATAATTTATGCTCACGAGCACAAGAAATTTTAGACGCTACAACTCATTTAAAAAAGATCGTACCTGAATTTTACTTAAGCACAATAGAAATTAACACAGATAAATGTGATACCGCTCAACAAATTGAAAATGACATCTCCCAAACATTATCCGAATTGCAACTGGCGACAAAAAATCTGGGCATTCTATTCTCTACAACAGGCACACATCCTTTCTCTAAATACTCGGATTGGGTCATTTCTCCAACAGCCCGTTATTTGGACTTAATCGATCGAAATCAATGGCTGACACGTCGAATGAGTGTTTATGGCCTGCATGTTCATTTAGGCATGTCAAGCGGAGAAGAGTGCATTCGATTTAACAATTTTTTTATGTACTTTTTACCGCATTTATTAGCTCTATCTTCAAGCTCACCTTTTTGGCAAGGCATTGATACAGGCCTTGCTTCATGTCGTCCAACGACCTATGAATCGCTTCCAACCGCAGGTCAACCTTATAATGTACGTTCTTGGCATGACTTTGAACAACTTTACCGAACGTTAAAAACGTGTGGTTCAATTAAATCACTTAAAGATTTATGGTGGGATTTGCGGCCAAGTCCTGGTTTTGGGACATTAGAAATTCGGGTTTGTGACGGTACAGCCACTTTGGCAGAGACAATGGCCTTGGTTGCTTTTATTCACACTCTGGCTAATTGGTTCATTGATAATGGAAGTTGGCTTGAATCAGTAGCTTATCCGCCCTATTGGCTTTCCCGAGAAAACAAATGGCGCGCTATTCGTTATGGTTTAGATGCCGAATTGTTAATGAATACTGAAGGTAAAACCAAATTAATGCGAGAAGACATTAACGAATGGATTGAAAAATTAAAACCATACATCGAACAACTTGATTACCAAACATATTTTGCCACACTAAAAACCATGATGGAATTTGGAACAAGTTCTGAGAGACAAAGAAAAATATATCAAAACCGTTCTTCTTTTGAGGATGTAGTGAAATACAATGTCAGTGAATTTTTAGCGAGAGCTCCTCTCTATAGACACGAAAGTGATTGTCTCATCGCATAA
- a CDS encoding MarR family winged helix-turn-helix transcriptional regulator → MSNTDKTQIEEKKSSDVQSEQRSKKIVLALRKIMQHMDFHSRRLNKTYGLTIPQIICLYEIYENGAITISSLSKRVYLSMSTLVGIIDRLEEKTFVNRVRDSKDRRIIFIDITEKGREFVFASPYLLHNRLNENLQALSEEEQIVLANSVNLLVNLLKDL, encoded by the coding sequence ATGAGTAATACCGACAAAACCCAGATAGAAGAGAAAAAATCTAGTGATGTGCAGTCAGAACAGCGCTCTAAAAAGATAGTTCTTGCTTTACGAAAAATTATGCAACACATGGATTTTCATTCCAGGCGGCTGAACAAAACCTATGGATTAACCATTCCACAGATTATCTGTTTATATGAAATTTACGAAAATGGAGCCATTACGATCTCATCGTTGTCTAAAAGAGTTTATTTATCCATGAGCACGCTTGTAGGTATCATTGACCGATTAGAAGAAAAGACATTCGTAAATCGTGTTAGAGACAGTAAAGATCGTAGAATCATTTTCATTGATATAACGGAAAAGGGGAGAGAGTTTGTTTTTGCATCCCCCTATCTTCTTCATAATCGGTTAAATGAAAACCTTCAGGCTTTAAGCGAAGAAGAACAAATTGTTCTGGCAAATTCTGTTAATCTATTAGTGAACCTACTGAAAGATTTATGA
- the purH gene encoding bifunctional phosphoribosylaminoimidazolecarboxamide formyltransferase/IMP cyclohydrolase encodes MMTDQEFIPFAPKRALISVSDKRGIVELAKALAKQGVEIVATGNTGALLSSNNITVTDVSACTKFPEMLDGRVKTLHPAIHAGLLARGKEDDSILREHQISRFDLLIVNLYPFEQVISTHDCDFQTAIENIDIGGPAMIRSAAKNHAHVFVVVTPDDYQLLENYLKTKKIPKNWGFSLAKKAFAHTAAYDAAIANYLGMLDDSREPAGFPSVFTCQFNKQYELRYGENPHQQAIFYSDKNPSHTSLATAKTIQGKQLSYNNLLDADAAFDCVKSFPLTIATCVIVKHGNPCGIAIGDDPTHAYLRAFQADPISAYGGILAFNQPIDEETAKTILEKQFAEVIIAPGLTQKAEAVFATKPAIRVLSIGEWATNNSPRLDMRTVHGGLLVQEHDDILLIEQKLQFVTEQKPSPQEMQDLMFAWLAAKHVKSNAIVLAQNGATIGIGAGQTSRVMSTRIALWQAKEAGFPTTGASMASDAFFPFADNIAMAAEAGISAIIQPGGSIRDEQVITAANEAGIKMVFTGYRHFRH; translated from the coding sequence ATAATGACAGATCAAGAATTTATTCCCTTTGCACCTAAAAGAGCACTCATCAGTGTTTCTGATAAAAGAGGAATCGTTGAATTAGCAAAAGCGCTTGCAAAGCAGGGTGTGGAGATCGTCGCGACAGGTAACACTGGCGCACTTTTAAGCAGCAATAATATAACAGTAACCGATGTTAGTGCTTGCACCAAGTTCCCTGAAATGCTTGATGGCAGAGTCAAAACCCTACATCCTGCTATTCATGCAGGCTTATTAGCCAGAGGTAAAGAGGATGATAGCATTTTAAGAGAGCATCAGATTAGCCGTTTTGATTTATTGATTGTTAATTTATACCCCTTTGAACAGGTCATTAGTACGCATGATTGTGATTTTCAAACCGCCATTGAAAATATTGATATAGGCGGGCCTGCGATGATTCGTTCCGCAGCAAAGAATCATGCACATGTGTTTGTAGTTGTAACCCCAGACGACTATCAATTGCTTGAAAACTATCTTAAGACAAAAAAAATACCCAAAAACTGGGGGTTTTCATTAGCTAAAAAAGCCTTTGCTCACACTGCTGCTTATGATGCAGCTATTGCCAATTATTTAGGAATGCTTGACGATTCTAGGGAACCTGCAGGTTTCCCCTCCGTTTTTACTTGCCAGTTCAACAAACAATATGAGTTACGCTATGGGGAGAACCCTCACCAACAAGCCATTTTTTATAGTGACAAAAATCCATCCCATACCTCTTTAGCAACTGCAAAAACAATACAAGGGAAGCAACTTTCTTATAACAATTTACTCGATGCTGATGCCGCGTTTGATTGTGTAAAATCATTCCCTCTTACCATCGCCACATGCGTTATCGTAAAGCATGGTAATCCTTGCGGGATCGCCATAGGAGATGATCCCACTCATGCCTATTTACGAGCTTTTCAAGCTGATCCAATATCTGCCTATGGTGGAATTTTGGCTTTTAATCAACCTATCGATGAAGAAACAGCCAAAACTATTCTTGAAAAGCAATTTGCTGAAGTCATTATTGCCCCAGGTTTAACCCAGAAAGCTGAAGCCGTTTTTGCCACCAAACCAGCTATTCGTGTGTTAAGCATAGGAGAATGGGCAACAAATAACTCGCCTAGATTGGATATGCGCACTGTCCATGGAGGCTTACTTGTGCAAGAACATGATGACATTTTACTCATTGAGCAAAAATTGCAATTCGTCACTGAACAAAAACCATCCCCACAAGAAATGCAAGATCTAATGTTTGCCTGGCTTGCTGCCAAGCACGTTAAATCCAATGCCATTGTTTTGGCTCAAAACGGAGCAACAATAGGTATAGGTGCAGGACAAACTAGCCGTGTTATGAGTACTCGAATCGCATTATGGCAAGCAAAGGAAGCAGGCTTTCCTACAACGGGTGCCAGCATGGCATCAGATGCTTTCTTTCCTTTTGCGGATAATATCGCCATGGCTGCTGAGGCGGGCATTTCAGCCATTATTCAACCTGGTGGGTCGATACGTGATGAGCAAGTCATCACTGCTGCCAATGAAGCGGGAATTAAAATGGTATTTACCGGTTATCGACATTTTAGACATTAA
- the prmA gene encoding 50S ribosomal protein L11 methyltransferase has product MWYQLQIDHCHRDEAEQLSEALEETGALSVTFADKNDVPVLEPEPGTTPLWPDVIVTALYDVEDTATKALESLRLQYTHLQFSMDELADEDWERVWMKDFRPQRFGKNLWICPSWIEPPEPEAVNLILDPGLAFGTGTHPTTALCLTWLDQAELKNKTVIDYGCGSGILALASLKLGASKAYAVDIDEQALQATQNNAISNHITLQLEIGFPDSLTTQVDLIIANILLAPLLNLRTKFKDLLKKEGTLIISGILDNQAQSLIEDYQADFHHKISNTMEGWSLLVFTRR; this is encoded by the coding sequence GTGTGGTATCAGTTACAAATTGATCATTGTCATCGCGATGAAGCGGAGCAGTTAAGTGAAGCACTAGAAGAAACTGGCGCCTTATCTGTCACGTTTGCAGATAAAAACGACGTACCCGTGCTTGAACCTGAACCTGGAACAACCCCACTTTGGCCGGACGTCATAGTCACTGCGCTTTATGATGTAGAAGATACTGCAACCAAGGCCTTGGAGTCACTTCGTCTGCAATATACACATTTACAGTTCTCTATGGATGAATTGGCCGACGAAGACTGGGAGCGTGTCTGGATGAAAGACTTCAGACCTCAGCGCTTTGGTAAAAACTTATGGATTTGTCCCTCATGGATTGAACCACCGGAACCAGAAGCGGTTAATTTAATTCTTGACCCAGGATTGGCTTTTGGTACCGGGACACACCCAACAACCGCACTTTGCTTAACTTGGCTTGATCAAGCTGAATTAAAGAACAAAACAGTCATTGATTATGGTTGTGGTTCAGGTATCCTTGCCTTGGCTTCTTTAAAACTGGGTGCTTCTAAAGCATATGCGGTGGATATTGATGAGCAAGCGTTACAGGCAACACAAAATAATGCCATAAGTAACCATATAACTCTTCAACTAGAAATAGGCTTCCCTGACAGTTTAACCACTCAAGTTGACTTGATTATTGCCAATATTTTGCTTGCGCCCTTATTAAATTTACGAACCAAATTTAAAGATTTGCTGAAAAAGGAAGGTACCTTGATAATTTCCGGAATTTTGGATAACCAGGCTCAATCACTGATTGAAGATTACCAAGCTGATTTCCATCACAAAATTTCGAATACTATGGAAGGATGGTCTTTGCTGGTTTTCACTCGTCGCTGA
- the accC gene encoding acetyl-CoA carboxylase biotin carboxylase subunit, with translation MLSKIVIANRGEIALRILRACKELGIQTVAVHSDVDKDLLHVRLADETVCIGPANSQKSYLNIPAIISAAEITDAVAIHPGYGFLSENADFADIVEQSGFRFIGPRGDTIRLMGDKVSAIAAMKKAGVPCVPGSDGPLLEDDQHNLGLAHNIGYPIIIKAAGGGGGRGMRVVHSEANLLNAIALTRSEAKAAFNNPTVYMEKFLENPRHIEFQVLGDGKGNAIHLGERDCSMQRRHQKVVEEAPAPGISPELRAKIGESVVKACRELNYRGAGTFEFLYQDGCFYFIEMNTRVQVEHPVTEMITGIDIVKEQIKIASEIPFTLRQEDITLRGHAVECRINAEDAKTFMPCPGTIRLLHQPGGPGIRFDSHIYSSYTVPPHYDSMIGKLISYGENRAEAFARMRNALDEIIIDGIKTNIELHQRILRDKAFKQGGTNIHYLEKMLKE, from the coding sequence ATGCTCAGTAAAATTGTGATCGCCAATCGTGGCGAAATTGCCCTTCGTATTTTACGTGCCTGTAAAGAACTTGGCATTCAAACCGTTGCCGTGCATTCTGATGTTGATAAAGATTTACTCCACGTACGTCTCGCCGATGAAACGGTTTGCATAGGACCAGCCAATTCACAAAAAAGTTATTTAAACATACCTGCTATTATATCTGCGGCTGAAATTACTGATGCTGTGGCTATTCATCCGGGCTACGGTTTTCTGTCAGAAAATGCAGATTTCGCTGACATCGTTGAACAAAGTGGTTTCCGTTTTATCGGCCCTCGAGGAGACACCATCCGTTTAATGGGAGATAAAGTATCAGCCATTGCTGCAATGAAAAAAGCAGGAGTCCCCTGTGTGCCTGGCTCTGATGGCCCCTTGCTTGAGGATGATCAACACAATCTGGGATTAGCCCACAACATTGGTTACCCGATCATTATTAAAGCAGCTGGAGGTGGTGGCGGCCGCGGCATGCGTGTTGTGCATAGCGAAGCAAACTTGTTAAATGCCATCGCTTTAACGCGTAGTGAAGCGAAAGCTGCCTTCAATAACCCCACCGTTTACATGGAAAAATTTCTGGAAAATCCGCGACATATTGAATTTCAAGTGTTGGGTGATGGTAAGGGCAACGCTATTCATTTAGGTGAACGTGATTGTTCCATGCAACGCCGACATCAAAAAGTGGTAGAAGAAGCGCCTGCTCCTGGCATTAGTCCTGAATTGCGCGCGAAAATTGGAGAATCAGTGGTCAAAGCTTGCCGTGAATTAAACTATCGCGGCGCAGGAACGTTTGAATTCTTATATCAAGACGGTTGTTTTTATTTTATTGAAATGAATACACGTGTTCAGGTTGAACATCCCGTTACTGAAATGATTACCGGCATTGATATTGTTAAAGAACAAATAAAAATCGCCAGTGAAATACCTTTTACCTTGCGTCAAGAAGATATTACATTGCGTGGTCATGCCGTTGAATGTCGGATTAACGCCGAAGATGCCAAAACCTTCATGCCTTGTCCTGGAACAATAAGATTACTTCATCAACCAGGTGGACCAGGTATCCGCTTCGATTCTCACATCTATAGTAGTTATACCGTCCCCCCTCACTACGATTCCATGATAGGTAAATTAATTAGCTATGGAGAAAACCGCGCTGAAGCATTTGCAAGAATGCGTAATGCCCTGGATGAAATCATCATCGATGGCATAAAAACAAATATTGAATTACATCAGCGTATTCTTCGCGATAAAGCATTCAAACAAGGTGGCACAAATATTCATTACTTAGAAAAAATGCTGAAGGAATAA